A single window of Gemmatimonadaceae bacterium DNA harbors:
- a CDS encoding YceI family protein — protein MTTWTIDPTHTNVGFAVKHLMISTVRGRFASFTGTISLDEQNPANSRVTASIDAGSIDTRAEQRDAHLRSADFFDADNHPTLDFVSTRVEGNVNGDFRIVGNLTIRGVTREIVLDAKFDGAIKDPWGNDRKAFSATGKINREAYGLVWNQILETGGLTVGNDVKIEIESEFVKAA, from the coding sequence ATGACGACCTGGACCATCGACCCGACCCACACCAACGTCGGCTTTGCCGTGAAACACCTCATGATCTCCACCGTCCGCGGTCGGTTCGCGTCGTTCACGGGGACGATCTCGCTGGACGAGCAGAATCCGGCCAACTCCCGTGTGACGGCTTCCATCGACGCGGGTTCTATCGACACGCGCGCCGAGCAGCGTGACGCGCACCTGCGTTCGGCCGACTTCTTTGATGCCGACAATCATCCCACGCTCGACTTCGTCAGCACGCGAGTCGAGGGCAATGTGAACGGTGACTTCCGCATCGTCGGCAACCTCACCATCCGCGGAGTCACGCGCGAAATCGTGCTCGACGCGAAGTTCGATGGCGCGATCAAGGATCCCTGGGGCAACGATCGCAAGGCCTTCAGCGCCACCGGCAAGATCAACCGCGAGGCCTACGGTCTCGTCTGGAACCAGATCCTCGAGACCGGCGGGCTTACCGTCGGCAACGACGTGAAGATCGAGATCGAATCGGAGTTCGTGAAAGCGGCGTGA
- a CDS encoding class I SAM-dependent methyltransferase has translation MTAATLDLAAIKSRQQAAWSSGDYAIVGTTLQIVGESLCEAIDLRAGARVLDVAAGNGNATLAAARRFATVTSTDYVPALLEVGRRRAQAEGLSVGFQEADAEQLPFGDGAFDVALSTFGVMFTADQARAARELTRVVRPGGTIGLANWTPESPIGELFRVLGRFIPPAPGLQSPLRWGTRAGLEELFGDRVTEIRATSRQFSFRYRSVQHMLEVFRAFYGPVHRAFAALDAERQAALSADIIALFDARSVGGDDALVLPSEYLEVVIEVA, from the coding sequence ATGACCGCTGCTACTCTGGATCTCGCCGCCATCAAGAGCCGCCAGCAGGCGGCCTGGTCGTCCGGCGACTACGCCATCGTTGGAACGACCCTGCAGATCGTGGGTGAGTCGCTGTGCGAGGCGATCGACCTGCGCGCCGGCGCGCGCGTGCTCGACGTGGCGGCCGGCAACGGCAACGCCACCCTCGCGGCCGCCCGTCGCTTTGCGACCGTCACCTCCACCGACTACGTGCCGGCCCTGCTCGAGGTAGGCCGTCGTCGCGCGCAGGCCGAGGGCCTGTCGGTCGGCTTCCAGGAGGCCGATGCCGAGCAGTTGCCGTTTGGCGACGGTGCCTTTGACGTGGCGCTTTCCACGTTTGGAGTGATGTTCACCGCCGACCAGGCGCGCGCCGCGCGGGAACTCACGCGTGTGGTGCGGCCGGGCGGTACCATTGGCCTGGCCAACTGGACGCCGGAGAGCCCCATTGGCGAGCTGTTCAGGGTGCTGGGTCGTTTCATTCCGCCGGCGCCGGGCCTCCAGTCGCCGCTGCGGTGGGGGACGCGGGCGGGCCTCGAGGAGCTGTTCGGCGATCGCGTGACGGAGATTCGCGCGACCTCACGGCAGTTCTCGTTTCGCTACCGATCCGTGCAGCACATGCTCGAGGTGTTCCGCGCGTTCTACGGGCCGGTGCATCGGGCATTCGCCGCACTCGACGCGGAGCGTCAGGCAGCGCTCTCGGCGGACATCATCGCGCTGTTCGACGCGCGGAGCGTCGGGGGCGACGACGCTCTTGTGTTGCCGAGCGAGTACCTCGAAGTGGTGATCGAGGTCGCGTAG
- a CDS encoding sodium:solute symporter has translation MHWINWVIILGWLAYVAIDGLRRARGTTEIRGYFLANRSLPWWAVGLSVMATQLSAVTMIGTTGQGATDGMRFVQFYFGLPLAMVILGVTLVPFLHGANVFTAYEYLEKRFDPKTRSLTAFLFLLSRGMSCGTIISAPAIVFSAIFGWPIGWSVAAMGIPTVLYTMIGGVQAVTWADVKQMVLVVLAIGSVITVLILRIPVSPDQALEIAGAAGRMKVFDFRFTLNEQYTFWSGLIGGTFLMLSYFGTDQSQVQRYLTAKSVDEARSSLLISAYWKIPLQAAILLVGVLVFVFYQFQPQPLLFNPAHERRVIAADSSGYAALQQRYAAALDVRQQAARTLAQVADDRAADDAFRAADKGVQDIRTEALAMAGTVTGEPTRDVNYIIPHFVLNELPVGLAGIFLAAVMAAAMSAVAAELNSLATASVIDFYRRWVRAEASDRHFLNVSKAATVFWGIFACIVATFAGSLGSLIEVVNRFGSFFYGSILGVFLLAMIKRTTGTAAFVAMLAGMASVTAVYVFLPQVAFLWHNVIAAVVVVVVGVVLSAGGHVRPEVSKG, from the coding sequence ATGCATTGGATCAACTGGGTGATCATTCTTGGTTGGCTCGCCTACGTCGCCATCGACGGCCTGCGACGCGCGCGCGGCACCACCGAGATCCGAGGGTACTTCCTGGCCAATCGCAGCCTGCCGTGGTGGGCCGTTGGGCTGTCGGTGATGGCGACGCAGCTCTCTGCCGTCACCATGATCGGGACCACGGGACAGGGTGCCACCGATGGCATGCGCTTCGTGCAGTTCTACTTCGGGCTGCCGCTGGCGATGGTCATTCTCGGCGTGACGCTCGTGCCGTTCCTGCACGGAGCCAACGTGTTCACGGCGTACGAGTATCTGGAGAAGCGATTCGACCCGAAGACACGCTCGCTCACCGCGTTCCTCTTTCTTCTCTCGCGCGGCATGTCGTGCGGCACGATCATCTCGGCGCCCGCGATCGTGTTCTCCGCCATCTTCGGATGGCCCATCGGCTGGTCGGTGGCGGCGATGGGCATTCCGACCGTGCTCTACACCATGATCGGCGGCGTACAGGCCGTGACCTGGGCCGACGTGAAGCAGATGGTGCTCGTGGTGCTCGCCATCGGGTCGGTGATCACCGTGTTGATCCTGCGCATTCCCGTGTCGCCCGACCAGGCCCTCGAGATCGCCGGTGCTGCAGGGCGCATGAAGGTCTTCGACTTTCGCTTCACCCTCAACGAGCAATACACGTTCTGGTCCGGCCTCATTGGCGGGACGTTCCTGATGTTGTCGTACTTCGGCACCGACCAGAGTCAGGTGCAGCGCTACCTGACGGCCAAGTCCGTCGACGAAGCCCGCAGCTCACTGCTCATCTCTGCGTATTGGAAGATCCCGCTCCAGGCGGCGATCCTGCTGGTGGGCGTGCTGGTATTCGTGTTCTACCAGTTCCAGCCTCAGCCGCTGCTCTTCAATCCCGCGCACGAGCGCCGCGTGATCGCGGCCGACTCGTCAGGCTATGCCGCGCTGCAGCAGCGTTACGCCGCCGCGCTCGATGTGCGGCAGCAGGCCGCGCGCACGCTGGCTCAGGTCGCCGACGATCGGGCTGCCGATGACGCCTTCCGCGCCGCCGACAAGGGTGTGCAGGACATCCGTACCGAGGCGCTCGCCATGGCGGGCACCGTGACGGGCGAACCCACGCGCGACGTGAACTACATCATTCCGCACTTCGTGCTCAACGAGTTGCCGGTGGGGCTGGCCGGGATCTTTCTCGCGGCGGTGATGGCGGCGGCGATGTCGGCCGTTGCCGCCGAGCTCAACTCGCTGGCCACTGCGTCGGTGATCGACTTCTATCGGCGCTGGGTGCGAGCGGAGGCGAGTGATCGCCATTTCCTCAACGTGTCCAAGGCTGCAACGGTCTTCTGGGGCATCTTCGCCTGCATCGTCGCCACCTTTGCCGGATCGTTGGGCTCGCTCATCGAAGTGGTGAACCGGTTCGGGTCCTTCTTCTACGGTTCGATCCTTGGGGTGTTCCTGTTGGCGATGATCAAGCGGACCACGGGCACCGCGGCATTCGTTGCCATGCTGGCGGGCATGGCGTCGGTGACGGCGGTGTACGTGTTCCTCCCGCAGGTGGCGTTCCTCTGGCACAACGTGATCGCGGCCGTGGTGGTCGTCGTGGTCGGAGTGGTGCTGAGCGCAGGAGGCCATGTGCGCCCGGAGGTCTCGAAGGGCTAG
- a CDS encoding GntR family transcriptional regulator, translated as MLQIATGDPRPIIKQITDAVRVKIATGELEPGDQLPSVRGLAQQLTINPNTVAKAYGELTTEGWLESRQGMGLYVATPRQRLSDAERGRRLDVAIDRFVHDVVPLGFRPDEVQARVAHGLRQLAPRKRA; from the coding sequence ATGCTGCAGATCGCCACCGGCGATCCGCGCCCCATCATCAAGCAGATCACCGACGCGGTACGGGTGAAGATCGCCACCGGCGAACTGGAGCCCGGCGATCAGCTGCCCAGCGTGCGCGGCCTGGCCCAGCAGCTGACCATCAATCCGAATACGGTGGCCAAGGCCTATGGCGAGCTGACCACCGAAGGCTGGCTGGAGTCCCGCCAGGGCATGGGCCTGTACGTGGCCACACCACGACAGCGCCTGTCCGATGCCGAGCGTGGGCGCCGGCTCGATGTGGCCATCGACCGCTTCGTCCACGACGTGGTGCCACTGGGTTTCCGGCCTGACGAGGTACAGGCGCGGGTCGCCCACGGGCTTCGGCAGCTTGCTCCCCGCAAGCGGGCCTGA
- a CDS encoding GNAT family N-acetyltransferase — protein sequence MPVPARLITRRLVLRRYRPEDAALLKPAIDESLDRLVPWMPWARHEPTPLAALAERLTTFGASFDAGTEWAMGIFDPVESRLLGGIGLHRRGPAHVLEIGYWIRTGEEGRGYVTEAVAALRQVAAAVPGISHVRICCDPRNRRSAAIPDRLGFTSLGITPRDDTEANADRRDTLTFEWTLTDQGQVGGIPDS from the coding sequence ATGCCTGTCCCGGCCCGGTTGATCACTCGACGCCTCGTCCTCCGACGCTACCGACCGGAGGATGCCGCCCTCCTCAAACCCGCGATTGACGAAAGCCTCGACCGACTCGTGCCGTGGATGCCGTGGGCCCGGCATGAGCCGACGCCCCTGGCCGCGTTGGCGGAGCGGCTCACGACCTTCGGCGCGAGCTTTGACGCCGGCACCGAGTGGGCCATGGGAATCTTCGATCCCGTGGAGTCTCGCTTGCTGGGCGGCATCGGTTTGCATCGGCGAGGCCCAGCCCACGTCCTGGAGATCGGCTACTGGATTCGGACAGGAGAGGAAGGTCGCGGGTATGTCACCGAAGCCGTTGCGGCGCTACGGCAGGTGGCCGCCGCCGTCCCTGGCATTTCTCACGTCCGCATCTGTTGTGATCCACGGAATCGCCGGAGCGCCGCCATCCCCGATCGCCTCGGCTTTACGTCTTTAGGGATTACGCCCCGCGACGACACTGAGGCCAATGCAGATCGACGGGACACCCTGACCTTCGAGTGGACGCTGACCGATCAGGGACAGGTAGGAGGGATTCCGGATTCCTGA
- a CDS encoding DinB family protein yields MHSLDDLTEQFRACQDRAAKLVKPLSHTQFNWRPAAESWSVAECLVHLSVTARAVVAKMRPVIARGRADGISGTGTFTVGWFSRWFEAEMEPPPRRRTRSPDVFRIATRSDHAPDDVMRAYAETGVEWQSLLDSARGLDLGRLRVTSPVSRLLRIPLGSYLRISVAHERRHLWQAEQVTVAAGFPPG; encoded by the coding sequence ATGCATTCCCTCGACGACCTAACCGAGCAGTTCCGAGCCTGCCAGGATCGCGCGGCAAAGCTGGTGAAGCCTTTGAGCCACACGCAGTTCAACTGGCGACCGGCTGCCGAGTCCTGGTCGGTCGCCGAGTGCCTTGTGCACCTGAGCGTGACAGCGCGAGCCGTCGTGGCGAAGATGCGGCCAGTGATCGCGCGGGGTCGTGCCGACGGCATTTCGGGGACGGGCACGTTCACCGTTGGCTGGTTCTCGCGATGGTTCGAGGCCGAGATGGAACCACCTCCGCGACGGCGGACCAGGTCGCCCGACGTGTTTCGGATCGCGACCCGATCCGACCACGCGCCGGATGACGTCATGCGCGCGTACGCCGAGACGGGCGTGGAATGGCAGTCGCTCCTCGACAGCGCGCGCGGACTCGACCTCGGACGATTGCGCGTCACCTCGCCGGTGAGCCGCCTGCTTCGCATACCGCTCGGCAGCTACCTGCGTATCAGCGTGGCGCACGAACGCCGGCACCTCTGGCAGGCCGAGCAGGTAACGGTCGCCGCCGGGTTTCCTCCTGGCTAG
- a CDS encoding prolyl oligopeptidase family serine peptidase produces the protein MSRSSVGRVSIALALLLSGAFALPLAAQNNSDWSAKDILARETFVKPPAVIERLVDAPRQTNVTLQNLSPDRKFFLDTRSAGLPTLKEFGKSHYYFAGLQVDHKANRARTLTTRGSAGIQVVDAATGKPRVIETPRGASVSGAEWSPDATKIAFIANFDDASRIYVADVATGKSKVLTQTPLLATLVTSLAWTSDGRIVAVLVPDNRGAEPVRPAVETGPLVRLTDPAKNPQRVFASLLRDPFEKDQMKYFITGQLAIVDSKTGAVKKVGAPAMISAVDPSPDGKYIRVTQMQEPFSYIVQYGSFGTVEQVWDADGRVVAELAKRPLRTSGADDPLATPGAGGPPVDTTRRNVAWLPNGQGLSFLRQERPARPAATDSADAPRGGAANRGKDRLYQWAPPFSTGSEKVLLESDNRMGGVLFNDDATMAFVAENVSGTGHVYAVDLNEPTKKHTLWRMRGINAQVGGGFGGFGGGRGGAGDDSVTFYQNPGNLVTKTGKAGRDVVQVSADGKFAFLRGTRYFRDWESQAPRGFVDKVEIRTGQKSRLFEGAADVFETVNASLDDDMTQMVITRESSTLVPNAILRSASGTLNLTSNTDPTPEFTKAIRKRIKVTRSDGINFMVNLTLPADYKSGTRLPAMLWLYPGEFTDQGGYDRTLRTENINRFPQGGPRTIEFLVLQGYAVANFAPPVIGASGRMNDNYVSDLQRNLSAVIDELDAQGFIDRTRLGIGGHSYGAFTTVNAMVHTPYFKAGIAGDGMYNRTLTPFNFQSERRDFYEAQATYLEMSPFFSADKLQGALLMYHSIEDQNVGTALLSSERMMHALEGLGKTASLYMYPYEDHGPAARETLLDQWARWTAWLDVYVKNANKPKVAS, from the coding sequence ATGTCCCGTTCGTCCGTCGGTCGCGTCAGCATCGCGCTCGCGCTCCTCCTGTCCGGTGCCTTTGCGCTCCCCCTCGCTGCGCAGAACAACAGCGATTGGTCCGCGAAGGACATCCTGGCCAGGGAAACGTTCGTCAAGCCGCCCGCCGTGATCGAGCGGCTCGTCGATGCGCCTCGCCAGACCAACGTCACGCTCCAGAACCTGAGCCCCGACCGCAAGTTCTTCCTCGATACCAGGTCGGCCGGACTGCCCACGCTCAAGGAGTTCGGCAAGTCGCACTACTACTTCGCGGGCCTGCAGGTGGATCACAAGGCCAATCGCGCGCGCACGCTCACGACGCGCGGCAGCGCCGGGATCCAGGTGGTCGACGCCGCCACGGGCAAGCCGCGCGTGATCGAGACGCCCCGCGGCGCTTCGGTGAGCGGCGCCGAGTGGTCGCCGGACGCCACCAAGATCGCGTTCATCGCCAACTTCGACGATGCGTCGCGCATCTACGTCGCCGATGTTGCCACCGGCAAGTCGAAGGTGCTGACGCAGACGCCGCTGCTCGCGACGCTCGTCACATCGCTCGCCTGGACGTCCGACGGCCGCATCGTCGCCGTGCTCGTACCGGACAATCGAGGGGCCGAACCCGTACGGCCAGCGGTCGAGACCGGCCCGCTCGTGCGACTCACCGATCCGGCAAAGAATCCGCAGCGGGTATTTGCGTCGCTCCTGCGCGATCCGTTCGAGAAGGACCAGATGAAGTACTTCATCACGGGTCAGCTCGCGATCGTCGACAGCAAGACGGGTGCGGTGAAGAAGGTGGGCGCGCCGGCGATGATCAGCGCCGTCGATCCGTCGCCCGACGGCAAGTACATCCGGGTGACGCAGATGCAGGAGCCGTTCTCGTACATCGTGCAGTACGGCAGCTTTGGCACGGTGGAGCAGGTGTGGGACGCCGACGGTCGCGTCGTTGCCGAGCTTGCGAAGCGTCCGCTGCGAACCAGCGGAGCCGATGACCCGCTCGCGACGCCCGGCGCGGGCGGCCCGCCGGTCGATACCACGCGCCGCAACGTCGCGTGGCTCCCAAACGGCCAGGGACTCTCGTTCCTCAGACAGGAGCGTCCGGCTCGGCCCGCCGCGACCGACTCCGCCGACGCACCGCGAGGCGGTGCGGCGAATCGCGGCAAGGATCGGCTGTATCAGTGGGCGCCACCCTTCTCGACGGGCAGCGAAAAGGTCCTGCTCGAGAGCGACAACCGCATGGGCGGCGTGCTCTTCAACGACGACGCGACCATGGCCTTCGTCGCCGAAAACGTGAGCGGCACGGGCCACGTGTACGCGGTGGATCTCAACGAGCCGACGAAGAAGCACACGCTGTGGCGCATGCGCGGGATCAACGCGCAGGTCGGCGGTGGCTTTGGCGGGTTTGGTGGCGGCCGCGGCGGCGCCGGCGACGACTCGGTGACCTTCTATCAGAACCCGGGCAACCTCGTCACGAAGACGGGCAAGGCGGGCCGCGACGTCGTGCAGGTTTCGGCGGACGGCAAGTTCGCCTTCCTGCGCGGCACACGGTACTTCCGTGACTGGGAAAGCCAGGCCCCACGCGGGTTCGTCGACAAGGTCGAGATCCGGACCGGGCAGAAGTCGCGCCTGTTCGAAGGTGCGGCCGATGTCTTCGAGACGGTGAACGCGTCGCTCGACGACGACATGACGCAGATGGTAATCACGCGGGAGTCGTCGACCCTGGTGCCCAACGCGATCCTCAGGTCGGCCAGCGGAACGCTCAACCTCACGAGCAACACCGATCCCACGCCGGAGTTCACGAAGGCCATCCGCAAGCGCATCAAGGTCACGCGCTCCGACGGCATCAACTTCATGGTGAACCTCACGCTGCCGGCCGACTACAAGTCCGGAACGCGGCTGCCCGCCATGTTGTGGCTCTATCCCGGTGAGTTCACCGACCAGGGCGGCTACGATCGTACCCTGCGGACGGAGAACATCAATCGGTTCCCGCAGGGCGGACCGCGCACGATCGAGTTCCTCGTGCTGCAGGGATACGCGGTGGCCAACTTCGCGCCGCCGGTCATTGGCGCGTCGGGTCGCATGAACGACAACTACGTCTCGGACCTGCAGCGCAACCTGAGCGCCGTCATCGACGAGCTCGATGCGCAGGGCTTCATCGATCGCACGCGGTTGGGCATTGGCGGACACAGCTATGGCGCCTTCACCACCGTGAACGCGATGGTGCACACTCCGTACTTCAAGGCGGGTATCGCCGGCGACGGCATGTACAATCGCACGCTCACGCCGTTCAACTTCCAGAGCGAGCGCCGCGACTTCTACGAGGCCCAGGCGACGTACCTCGAGATGTCGCCGTTCTTCAGCGCCGACAAGCTGCAGGGCGCGCTGTTGATGTATCACTCGATCGAGGACCAGAACGTGGGTACCGCCCTGCTGTCGTCGGAGCGGATGATGCACGCACTCGAAGGTCTCGGAAAAACCGCGTCGCTCTACATGTATCCGTACGAAGACCACGGCCCGGCAGCGCGTGAGACGCTGCTCGACCAGTGGGCCCGATGGACCGCGTGGCTGGACGTGTACGTAAAGAACGCGAACAAGCCCAAGGTGGCGTCGTAG
- a CDS encoding PilZ domain-containing protein — MAWQFERSEYRIPYPPSARATFTLDGRTLPLVDCSERGLRYVSQGVARPEPGATVAGTVRLLSSRQPISVQGKVVRCEGDEVAVHLASPGLPMQAIFAEQRHLARHFPARYGPGPQR, encoded by the coding sequence ATGGCCTGGCAGTTCGAACGCAGCGAATATCGCATTCCCTATCCGCCCTCGGCCCGCGCCACGTTCACCCTCGACGGGCGAACGCTACCGTTGGTCGATTGTTCGGAACGCGGGCTGCGCTATGTCTCGCAAGGTGTCGCACGGCCCGAGCCGGGCGCCACCGTGGCCGGGACGGTCCGCCTCCTCAGCAGTCGTCAGCCCATCTCCGTGCAGGGCAAGGTCGTCCGCTGCGAAGGGGATGAGGTCGCCGTTCACCTCGCATCCCCCGGCCTGCCAATGCAGGCGATCTTTGCCGAACAACGCCATCTCGCGCGCCATTTTCCAGCGCGCTACGGGCCCGGCCCTCAGCGCTGA
- a CDS encoding DUF305 domain-containing protein, which yields MTASRPILVFTVACALAAGSSRAFAQSGMDHSKHRMGPEIVIPKGALYTKADVEFMQGMIAHHAQAIVMSRMAEANGANPQVLKLSRKIDQSQVPEILIMQEWLRRYGQFAPDTASWHDMRMDGMLTDDELKALSEAKGVAFDRLFLNGMIKHHAGALKMVEDLLKSPGAGQEVDANVFANDVVTAQTAEIGIMRRLLSLLPQE from the coding sequence ATGACGGCCTCTCGTCCGATCCTCGTTTTCACCGTTGCCTGCGCGCTCGCCGCCGGCTCCTCGCGCGCCTTCGCGCAGTCGGGCATGGATCACAGTAAGCACCGCATGGGCCCTGAGATCGTCATCCCCAAGGGTGCACTCTATACGAAGGCGGACGTCGAGTTCATGCAGGGGATGATCGCCCACCACGCCCAGGCCATCGTGATGTCGCGGATGGCGGAAGCGAATGGCGCCAATCCGCAGGTGCTCAAGCTCTCGCGGAAGATCGATCAGTCACAGGTGCCCGAGATCCTCATCATGCAGGAGTGGCTCCGCCGGTACGGGCAGTTCGCCCCGGACACAGCCTCCTGGCATGACATGCGGATGGACGGCATGCTCACCGACGACGAGCTCAAGGCGCTGAGTGAGGCGAAGGGTGTCGCCTTCGACCGACTCTTTCTCAACGGCATGATCAAGCACCACGCCGGCGCGCTCAAGATGGTCGAAGACCTCCTCAAGTCCCCCGGCGCCGGTCAGGAAGTGGACGCGAATGTCTTCGCCAATGATGTGGTCACGGCACAAACCGCCGAGATCGGCATCATGCGGCGTCTGCTATCGCTGCTGCCTCAAGAGTGA
- a CDS encoding SRPBCC family protein, producing MLKLILGLLGTLVLAVALVTVWGSRLPREHVASRVLHLAQPRDSVWSVLTDYAGQASWRTDISAVRRQEGASPEVWVETGSNGEMPLATTVSEPPSRLIRTIADSTLPFGGSWTYELAVENGGTRLTITEAGEVYHPIFRFVSHYFMSPAGTIEVVMKALAARFGEPPRIE from the coding sequence ATGCTGAAGCTCATCCTCGGGCTCCTTGGCACCCTCGTGCTGGCCGTCGCTCTCGTCACCGTGTGGGGTTCCCGACTGCCTCGCGAACATGTGGCATCGCGTGTGCTCCATCTCGCGCAACCGCGGGACAGCGTCTGGAGCGTGCTCACGGACTACGCCGGCCAGGCCTCGTGGCGTACGGACATCTCCGCGGTGCGCCGCCAGGAGGGCGCGTCACCGGAGGTATGGGTCGAAACTGGCTCCAACGGTGAAATGCCACTCGCGACGACTGTGAGTGAACCGCCCAGCCGGCTCATACGCACCATCGCGGACTCGACCCTGCCGTTCGGCGGGTCGTGGACGTATGAGCTGGCCGTTGAGAACGGCGGGACACGGCTCACCATCACCGAAGCGGGCGAGGTCTACCACCCGATCTTCCGGTTCGTTTCGCACTACTTCATGAGCCCGGCCGGCACCATCGAGGTAGTCATGAAGGCGCTGGCCGCGCGGTTCGGGGAACCGCCGCGGATCGAATGA
- a CDS encoding bifunctional 3-deoxy-7-phosphoheptulonate synthase/chorismate mutase, whose translation MSQSIPALAELRERIGALDTQLLELLAQRQECARAVAESKLDAALPLRDTERERVLLGQHAQQGQALGLNPRFVTRVFQTLIEESLRTQRHTLQPPPKATKVAVLGGEGSYSAAAARACFTDSDYQMVPGQKFSDVVRLLRRGEVDYAVLPIENSLTGAISAVYDLLRDGDLYIVGEHYLPIVHSLLARPGVTLGALRRVHGHPQSLAQCETFLQGHDLLLHYCDSTAEALRTVAASAEPDAVVAGADAGRAQGLVVLAEGIANAREVETRFIVLGRARAAVQESVAAKTSLLFSTWSRPGALVDALQVFRDRGINLTRIESRPMEGEPWQMMFFVDAEGNADSSRFAEALHDVARCTRLLRVLGCYPNDRVPPTDVPLATVAQSEVADVPAAAAPAVPSAKAPVANKAWKLASRAHKPDDTIIEIGRARIGGNGFMVMAGPCSVESEGQIEQCAEWSAQHGAAMLRGGCFKPRTSPYAFQGLGLPGLAMMKAAGQRHGLPIITEVMAPEQVDDIAAQSDALQIGARNMQNFSLLKAVGRTHLPVLLKRGLMSSVDELLQAAEYILAGGNQQVMLCERGIRTFETATRNTLDLSAVPVLRELTHLPIIVDPSHAVGRRDLVVPMALAAKAVGAHGIIVEFHPQPEQALSDGPQALYFEQFAQMMQKLRS comes from the coding sequence ATGAGCCAGTCCATACCCGCCCTTGCCGAACTCCGCGAACGCATCGGCGCCCTCGACACGCAGCTGCTCGAACTGCTCGCGCAGCGGCAGGAGTGCGCCCGGGCGGTGGCCGAGAGCAAACTCGACGCGGCACTGCCCCTCCGCGACACCGAGCGTGAACGCGTGCTCCTGGGGCAACACGCGCAGCAGGGGCAGGCCCTTGGGCTGAATCCGCGCTTCGTCACCCGGGTGTTCCAGACGCTCATCGAGGAATCGCTCCGCACCCAGCGGCACACGCTGCAACCGCCTCCCAAGGCAACCAAAGTGGCCGTGCTCGGCGGGGAAGGATCCTACAGCGCGGCAGCTGCCCGGGCGTGCTTTACCGACAGCGACTACCAGATGGTACCCGGTCAGAAGTTCAGCGACGTGGTACGCCTGCTGCGCCGCGGCGAGGTCGACTACGCGGTCTTGCCGATCGAAAACAGTCTGACGGGTGCGATCAGCGCGGTGTACGACCTGCTGCGCGACGGCGACCTCTACATCGTGGGAGAGCACTACCTGCCGATCGTCCACAGCCTCCTCGCGCGTCCCGGTGTCACGCTCGGCGCACTCCGACGTGTGCACGGTCACCCGCAATCGCTGGCGCAGTGCGAAACGTTCCTGCAGGGCCACGATCTGCTGCTGCACTACTGTGACAGCACGGCCGAGGCCCTGCGCACGGTGGCAGCGAGCGCCGAGCCCGACGCGGTGGTCGCCGGCGCAGACGCGGGGCGCGCACAGGGCCTGGTGGTGCTCGCCGAGGGCATCGCCAACGCACGCGAAGTCGAAACGCGCTTCATCGTGCTCGGCCGCGCGCGGGCAGCGGTACAGGAGTCGGTGGCGGCCAAGACGTCGCTGCTCTTCTCCACCTGGTCACGCCCCGGCGCCCTGGTCGACGCACTGCAGGTGTTTCGCGATCGCGGGATCAACCTCACCCGCATCGAGTCGCGACCCATGGAGGGCGAGCCGTGGCAGATGATGTTCTTCGTCGATGCCGAGGGTAACGCAGACAGCAGCCGATTTGCCGAGGCGCTGCATGACGTGGCGCGGTGTACGCGGCTGTTGCGGGTGCTTGGCTGCTATCCGAACGATCGGGTTCCGCCGACCGACGTCCCGCTGGCGACGGTCGCGCAGTCGGAGGTCGCCGATGTGCCGGCCGCCGCGGCGCCGGCCGTACCCTCGGCAAAGGCTCCCGTGGCCAACAAGGCGTGGAAGCTCGCGAGCCGCGCACACAAGCCTGACGACACGATCATCGAGATCGGGCGGGCGCGCATCGGCGGCAACGGGTTCATGGTGATGGCGGGTCCGTGTTCCGTGGAGTCCGAAGGCCAGATCGAGCAGTGCGCCGAGTGGTCGGCGCAGCACGGCGCAGCGATGCTGCGCGGAGGGTGCTTCAAGCCGCGCACGTCACCCTACGCGTTCCAGGGCCTTGGCCTTCCGGGACTGGCCATGATGAAGGCCGCGGGCCAACGCCACGGCCTGCCGATCATCACCGAGGTCATGGCTCCCGAGCAGGTCGACGACATCGCCGCTCAATCCGATGCCCTTCAGATCGGCGCACGCAACATGCAGAACTTCAGCCTGCTCAAGGCGGTGGGGAGAACGCACCTGCCGGTCCTGCTCAAGCGTGGGTTGATGAGTTCCGTGGACGAGTTGCTGCAGGCGGCCGAGTACATCCTGGCGGGCGGCAATCAGCAGGTGATGCTGTGCGAGCGCGGCATCCGCACTTTCGAGACGGCGACCCGCAACACCTTGGACCTGAGTGCGGTACCCGTGCTCCGGGAGCTCACGCACCTGCCCATCATCGTGGACCCGTCGCACGCCGTGGGCCGTCGCGATCTCGTGGTGCCCATGGCGCTGGCTGCCAAGGCCGTTGGGGCGCACGGCATCATCGTCGAGTTCCACCCGCAGCCCGAGCAGGCCCTGTCCGACGGCCCGCAGGCGCTGTACTTCGAGCAGTTTGCCCAGATGATGCAAAAGCTTCGTAGCTGA